GAACTTTGTCTTTGCAAGAGATGCAAAAAAGAATTGATTCAAGTAGAAAGGTTATCGTGCCATCCAACACCGCCCTGCAACGTATGTAGAGATTGCGGAAGGAAATTCCTAGCATCTGTCCAAGATCCTGAGCAATGCGTCTGCAACGAATGCTCGGAGTTCAAACGGCAAGAAGAGAAGAGGTGCTCTTGCCAGAAAGTCAAGTTCAGTAACCCCCTAGAGGCGGGGGTTTGTAAATGCGTCACCAGGGATTTCCCCAATGCCGTGAACGATTCTTGTTGCTCTGCCTGCGGGCGCGAATCAAGTCAGTGCGTTTGTGGCCCGAAATTCGTGCCTAAAAAGCCCAAATTGATTGGTAGCAAAGATGGAGAAGATTCGTATGGTGAGTGATCGCTCCCGTTTTGATATTCCATACCCGGTCTTTCTCCGTACATTGTTTCTAGCCAGGAAGGGGTCTCCTTGCTCCCATTGTATCGGCGTGCAAGCTAATGCGCCGGGCAAAAGTAATTTGACCAAATGTTCGAGTCCACGTGATAGCTCCAAGGATTGGGAGTCGAAATATTGCGGTTCAGAGTGTCCGAAATCGAGACATTCGATTACATTCGACGACGAGTGCTCGAAGTGTGAGTAAAGGATTGATTATTACCACAAATACTTATATCTGATCTAATTTCTTCTATCTGGTTAACCTCAtctttttggggatttttcTCATTGcaaaagagcaattcttctagtaataaatctcgaaatttcatggagctcggtacaaccgttcggtcttgacgactTTTTAATTGACCTcatcatttttgggatttttcgaagAAGGCATGGCCCTCCACTGGTACCGCCCTTGGTTGGCAGCAATCTAAAAATGGCTTACATAAAACGTTTCGTTGAATTTTCCAATCCAACTTTATTTGGAACAAATTCGATTCCCCTAATCTATTTGTCCAGATTGTCCTggggaaataagaaaaataagcCAGCTATCCTTGTCATGTCCTGGTAGCACCCAATCTTCCACGGAATCCCTCCAATCCATACCAAACAGGGCGCAGTATCAATCTCCATCGCAGCAATCAGCAAGTATGAAAGAATTCCAATATTTTCCTCGATACTACATTTAATCTGTTGACAGAGAAAGAGAAACAGTCTCGGAAAAAAGCACCTCCTTCTTCTTCCAGAATTGCCAATCGCAGTAAACTTGAGACGGGAGAACAGCGGGCTTATTCTTTGCAAGCGAAAAAAAGTTGCCAGTGCTGCACTTGTAACAATTGCAGTGTCCAAACGAAGagtaaatatttttcaactacGTTATAGGTTTTTTGTTCAATATGATCCCTACTTGAACTTCCTCAGGGATAGAAAAATTAGATAATAATACTTGAACTGTattcaatcaataatttcattatttcaccTCGTGGCCTTCACAAATATCAATAATTGAAACCAATTACCTTGTTTGAAGAGCCGAGGATCAATTTACGGCTACAAATTCTGTATATAAATGAAACGAACCTTGACGTTACAAATTGGTTCTCAAATTTCCCTTTGCCAGTGGTTTTGAATTGTTCACCAAAAAAAGTTCAGCAGCCTAACAATATATTTAAGACCTTAAGTATCTGCTGCCAAGTTTCTCAACTGTTTTTCAGGACCTGGAGATAAGAACGCACGGTGCCAATGTTGTGTTTGCGAAAATTGCGGTATACAAGTTTCTCTGGACGAAAGTAAGATTCTGCACCAaaagaaaaaactgaattatttcAAGTCCAATCGTTTTCAGACGGCAGACCTAGAAAGATTATCAGGTCCAAATGGTGCCTCAAACATACTGATAcaaaaacgaataaaaaaaattcgaacagtaAATCGAATCGAACCTATGTAGAGTGCGAAAAGAAAAAGAGACGCAAAAAAGGTACGTTTATTTCTATTCCTGACGTCGGTAGTTATCGAATGTCAGTCGCGTCTTTCATCAAGACATTTCGGtaaattgaaaattcatcaccatttcttgcgattaattgaagatataGCAGCACAATGAGGACCGAGATCATTTGTGAGTGTACAGAAACGTACAGTGGATCGGAAAAACTCTTATGACATTACTgggatattttttattatgaatgatACGCGTTTCAGTTCATTACCAATTTCATTCCAGATGAACTCGATTGTACGGATGAATCATTACAGAGCATATCGTCAGGAAATATCATTTGCATCACGCCGACGAAGTATAAGAATATGAATAGACAAAAATCAGATTCGACGTGTCAATGTACAGCACCCAGGAGTAAGCTCAAATTGTGGCCCTCGTCATTAAGTCAGTTCGACAAAATCTGTACTTTTCAGGAAGGTGCGAACTCGAGCAACACAAGTCCCTTCAAATTTGCCCTTCGGTATTGAAAGCGATATGCAAATCGGTCAACACGTCTGCTCATCAAGAACGAATCTGTTCGCCCAATTGCCAACAAGCCACTCCAGGTACGTCCGATTCGTTCATGCGCATTCGGATTCCACAAGGAGTTCAGTGCTCGGACATAGAGATCGATTACGAAGCAAAGCCGTCCTCCAAGTCGTTCTATCCTCAGATTTGTTTCTTTTCGCCTACTCCTCCACCGCCTTGTCCTCCCTGCAGACAACCTTGTCAACCTCCTCCGTGTcccccaccctgtatacctccACCGTGTCCACCGCCTTGCAGTCCTCCATATCCTCCAGCTCCATGTCCTTCGACTTGCAGACCCCCGAGTCAACCGTGCCCCCCTCCTTGTTCACCCCCTCCTCCATGCAGACCTTGTCCATCTTTCTATTCACCGCCACCGTGTAGACCGCCCCCTTGCCCGCCTCCGCCATGCAGACCGTGTCCTTCCTTTTATTCACCACCCCCTTGCGCACCTCCACCATGCAGACCTTGTCCACCCCCACCTTGCAGGCCTTGCCCACCTCCTTGTACACCGCCACCTTGCAGACCTTGTCCACCACCTTGCTCACCGCCACCTTGCAGACCTTGTCCACCACCCTGCTCACCGCCACCATGCAGACCTTGTCAACCCCCACCCTGCAGGCCCTGCCCACCTCCTTGTGCACCGCCACCCTGTAGACCTTGTCCGCCACCTTGTTCACCGCCACCCTGTAGACCTTGTCCGCCACCTTGTTCACCGCCACCCTGCAGACCTTGTCCACCTCCCTGTCCACCACCACCCTGCAATCCTTGTCCACCTCCTTGTTCACCACCACCTTGCAGATCTTGTCCATCGCAATGCCGACCATGTCCTCCTCCATGCAGACCTTGTCCACCCCCTTGTTCACCACCACCTTGCCAGCCGTGTCCATCACAATGCCAACTACCGTGCCGACCTTGTACACCCCCTTGTCCACCCCCATGTCCTCCCCCGAAGAGATGCTGTAGTCCATGTCCTTCTCCTTGTCCTCCGCCGCGTTGCAGGTCCTGCGGCCCTTGTCCACCCCAGCCATGTAGGCGTAAAAGTTGCAAACCTCCGTCTTGCAAGATCTTCCCACCGTGCACGAGGAATCGCCCGCCTAGGCGCTCCTGCAAGCCTTTTCCCCTGCTGCCCCGGTGTAAGACCTCTTGCAGGACGGTGTGTTGCGCCCCCGTCCCCTGTTGCCCGTCGGAGTGCACTCCGCCGCCATCTTGTCGTCCTTCCGGGTGCGGCATTTCGGACTGCCCTTTTCAGAGTGAGAAGCCTCCATCCGCACCTCCGGGTTGTCGGTGCAAAACTCCCCCACCAGAGGCAAAAGAGACCCTGTCTGTTCTACTACACGTTCCCTGTAAACTGTGCGGAATCCCACCTTGTGCTGCTATATCTTCAATGAGTTGCCCCATATGCAGCAAGTGCAAGCGTAAATCTCCCGTAGACGATTCCGACTCCCTCAAACCCAAGAAGTCCCGTTCGGACTCGGATCACCCCAAACGAAACAGTCAAAACAGGCCCAAGACCAAATCGAACAGCCCCAACCCCAATTCTAACTCTCGCGAAACGTCCAAGTCGATCTGCGAACCCTGCGACGATGACAACTCCTCAACCGCGCCCGACGACGTTTCCGCAGAGTCTTCCCCTTCCTCCTCTTCCCTCCCTTCACGTTCTGTTCCCCCAGATGAATCGAGATCCTGCGAATCTCTGGATTACCCCTGCAAGCCGCTGAAACCGAAGACGGCGAGGGTGAGGGATAACTCCTCGGAGGCGTCGTTGACCTGTCCCTCGAAGAAGGCTGTTTGTCCGGCGAAACCGCCGCCTTGTCCGGGCGCGGGCGACAAACCCTGCCCCTCTTTCCCACCCAGACCTTGTCCGAATAGGAGGGGGAGAGATCGCGAGGAAGATTACAAAATGAGGTCCTCCAAGTCGGAAAGGAGGGAGAGTCAGGACTCTGGTAGACGGCGATCCAGGGAGGAACGTAAGAGTATCCAGGAGAACGACTCGATACTGCTGCCACTTTCAAGtaaatcgatttgaatctcGTCAGAAACGTTGGGCTTGTTCAATGAACTCTTGGTATTGATGTGTGGATGAGTAAATATCTTAACGATGGGCTCCTAGCCCTAACAAATTGTGTTTCCCAATGCCAAATTCATTTAGGATCTACTCAAACGATCTGAGTGATCCCTGTGCCAAGAATTTATTGCAAAATTAATCttcttttcattcttttttgAATTCAACCCTTACAGCGTTAGATTGATCCATATATTCTCCCTATTTCAGTACAGTCCCGATCGCCTCTCCAAGAACTCCAGGACGCCAAGAGAGAGTACAAGAGATCTGAGGGTTCCAGCAGGGACTTACAAACCCAAGACGAGGTACCCTCGATGCCTTCCACCTCTCCTCCCAAATCCGCCCAGCCCTTCCCCGGGAACAACAAACCAAACGTCCAAGTGTACTCTTGTACAACCGAAAACCAAGCTTATCCGAATCAAGACCAAGAATACTCGGAGCAGAAGAAGTGCACTTGTGGTCCGGGCACGTGCAAATGCTGCCAAACCGCCACGCACGAAGAGAAGGTCATCCAGTGTCCGGCTTTCAGGCAGTGCACCTGTCAAACTGAACCGAAGGAAGACGCAAATATCCAGTGCAACTGCAAAGGTAGGAAATGAAACGTATTGTTTTGGTGTTGGCGGAGGAATAGTTGATCTTGAAAGAATTACTGCGGCTTTGAAACGAAGATTTCATGCAATGTAAAGATAATAGAAGTCCCAATAAAAATTCGATGCCCACTTGTCGTTTTCGCACTTTGTTTATTCAGGTGAAAAGGAAAAATTCTCATTATATGTCACTAAGTATATTCCGATGGATATTGCCTCAAAATCTTCACGCTTTCCATTCATAGCGGTGCAATTTCAATGCTATTTTTCCATTTCGGAATTGAACGTTACTTCATGCGTCATTTCCTTATAACCGAAGTGGATGTTAAATTGAATAATGGCCTTTAAAATCGTTCCTCTTGCACTGGCCTCGTTCCAAGACTTTTTgttatgttttttcatttttttctagaGCACGCGGGCGTGTCTTGTAACTGCGACGAAGTCTACCAGGACAAAGATAATGCCTGCAAGTGCAAAACATCCAGTTCGAGTTCTTCCTCGAACTCGGGCTCTGATAGTCACATGTCTTGCATTTGCTGTAAGAAGgagaaaatcctgaaaaatctCATCAGCAAAATACCCTTATGCGGACCGTGCCAAGAGGTGCATAGAACGAATTTCTATCCGCACAATTATTGCGATCCGAACCACTCGTGCATATGCTATAACCTGGTGAATCGAGACTTGCTTTGCCAGTTCAAGCAGACCCTGACCGAGCTCGAACGCTTGGATATCTATCAGCAGTATTGCGAGGTGTTGAAAAACTGCAAGTGCTGCAAGAAATGCGGATGTAAGTGTAAGTTACCCACGAAGTTCAAAAACGGATGCGCGTACTTTTTGAAACTGGAAGACGCCTGTCCCAACAAGCATTGCGAAGAGGAGGAGTGCGATTCGGATTTTTTCAATTGCGAAGAAGAGGAAGAGGAAGATCGAGAAAATTACCTTCCAGAGGTCACCGTCAAGGTCCCCAACCCTAGATGTTCTTGTGGTAGAAAGAAGAAGAATGGACACGAAGCCAAGAAATACACGAGTTGTCCTTCAATACAGGTGAGAACGTTTTTTAGTGAGGATTGTGTTGAATAATAATGGGattatattgtttatttcatCTTCTTTTCAGAATTATTTATGTACATTGAAGCCTGATTTCATAGCGCGTGCTGAACGTAGGAGGCGAATTTTAAGGGATGCAACAACGCAAAGGGAGGAAAACTCTGAAAAGAGGAAGttgaattttatcgaaaaagTTAATTATTTGAATCAAAGGAAAAGAAACGATAAAGTGTCTAGTGAAAGTAACATTTATAAACAGAACGGGTACCAGACTAACACATATTGTGTTTTTGGTGAGTGTTGGAGTTTAGGAATTTAATTTAATGATTATTGTGCTATATTATTGCAGATATTGAATTGAACGATTCGCCAAAGAGAGTTCAACCGAGGGTGTTCAAGAGTTTTAGGGAAATGAAGGATTTAACTAGACGGCGATATCTTCATCTGACTGAGGTTAAAAGTAAAAAGAAGTTAAACAGAGAAAAAAGACTTAGAGAAGCCAATAGGCTGCTCGCAAATACTTTCACAAGGGTAAATATATATCTTGACGAGGAGATTCCTTGTCAGtacttttttttattcgaataGATTCTGTTAAAAATTAAACTATAacaagtgtttttttttcagagattaCAGAGGAGTACTCTCAGAGGAAATGTGGATATTCCTCTGAATGTGAAAGTAGTAGCATATTGACTAtaatttttggatatttatACAATATATGATTTTGAATTGTAATTTAAcaaaagttcgaaaaataaaacaacTCGTATTGTAAGTCTTTGTATTTATTCAAGAATTTAACCTGATGAAGAAAAACACATAGAAACAAAagaaaatcaaaacaaatttcaattttttcatcgaaaCCAGTTCGATGAATATTTTCCAGTACAGTATTCCTGCATTTCGGTAAAAAATCGGGTTTTGTGGGGATTGAATCTGCTCTACTGGGGTTCGTTGTGGGATAAACTGTTCCCATTGATAAGCACTTGAGCAGCAGGAGGTCCAATGTACTCCTGCGGCACTAGTACTTAGTAACAGGACAGATCATTGTTTATGTGATCCATTTTCCGGATGTTGGAGACCTGAAAAAGATCCATACGTTATTATATGAAAAGTATTCTTTAAAATTCAGAACCAGAATATCACAGAAGATTGAAATAAGTGGCGTCGTTataaaaaaactaaataaaTCTGCGGAAAAAACTGTCTATTGTTTGAGGATGATTAATTTTGTACTCTTTTCGAGGCTATTACGAAATTATTTTATTAGTTCTTAAATTTATTCTGGAATAACGTACTCCGATCACGTACAGAAGTATGTGATTGTATAATAATCCTGATTATTTTCACCCATGATTATGGTTTTCCGTTTTGAGCCTTATAAAACAGAAATAGACACTCCTAATGACATTATTTTTTTGGAAGGAATATCAGAAGGATTTCATTCACACGCTGTAGAACCTAAATCATTTGAATGGGTCCTTGAGCttcatcgaaaataattttttttgagctgACCCTGCTTTATATACAGCTTcttaaagatggcacctgaaaagcgatttttaattgttttttaGAAACcttgacagaaatgaaattgaaaagacATTCTATTGGAGCGAGatggcaataaaaaaattgaaaattgctggTGTTCCTTATGATTACTTTAAAGCCATCTCTAAAATTTGTTTTGCAAGAAacaattcttgtttttttttcatattatgccattaaaaaattaacttttggtggcttgattcattttgagcAAATAAGGTCTCCTATTATTTTCTGCTAAAATTAAAGGAGAAAATAGGTTGAGTCGCATATAGgctggaattatcttcgaacttaTGTAGATTCACCAACCATGCTGATATTATAGGGTAACATCACCAAAATATATTTTAGATTGACTTCTGGCTCCCATAGAATGTGCTCAATTCAATTCctatcagttttctggtttctaagaaaaaaattacgaattGCTTTTTGGTTTCCACCTTAGGAGGCTGTACCTAAGCTGGGGCTGCTCAAAACATtcttatatgaaagacccacgcTATTTTCTTACAAGATATCATCCTGATTGTGTTCACTCACTCACTGACATTGAGTTCGGCGCATGAATTTCCTTCATTTTCATCACTGATTGTTGAATTCAGTTGGTGGATTTACACCTTGAAGATATAGCTATATTTCTAAACTCGAGCGACCGAAAtcacatttttttatattcgttATTTCAGTTACTTGCGAATAAACAGACCGCTTCATCCAAATCTACAGGCTTCACCAGTAAAATTGTTTACAACACGTTATACACCAAACACTAATCGATCTATCCAAATGAACCGAAAAACCTCGTCATCTCCTCCATAACCAAATCGTCGCTTCCCTAAACCAATTAGCAAAACACAACCAGGACCGTGATAAATATCTCACCTCTTATAAAACTCTAATACCTACTGAATTCAATGTTCATTCACTGATACTTCGGAGGGTTAAGTGATTCGACCTCTGGTGAATTAAGCGTCTGTCTGCCAATTGTCGATTCTGCTCCATAAACTCAACGAAATTCCTCTCATAATACGTTTTTTCGAGTATTAAAATTTCTGTAGGCCACTTGTTCGGCGAGattatgtttattttactaCCTTGTGCGTTGATCTTGAATATGCCATTACTCTGGACACCCAGATGATCATCAGATGGTTAACTATTATGTAATTGGACGAAAAGGGGTCAAAGGGTGGTTGAATGAAACATTACTTTGAATTTAATTCATATAGCAGGTACTTTATATGTTGTCAATAAATAGTGATACTCTATCCATTGTATGTATAAAGGGGTCATTGAGACAATATCTAGCTGACTCCCAACGTTTCTACCCCAATTTAGTGAGAACAACCTACTACACAAGCGTTTCGTTGTGAAATTCCTGTAAAGATCGAGAATACCAGAATTTTCGCCACAAGTCACTTATGAGGACCACCACCCTGATGACAGCAAGCGAATGCTTGCCGAAACAGGTGAAAGTAACGGCCCGACAGATCAGAAAACCGATTTGAGGCTGTACCCCAGAATCCCAGCTTTTAACCGAAATTTTTTAAAGAGAACCCGATGCTATCGGAAAATTGGACTTCTAAGATGAAACTCTGCCGATTCCACTCAATTATTTGATCAATGCTGACACATCATTAATTAAAGACTCAATTTAAAGGGAATGTGAGTCATGACCTGTTTCACTTATGAGTTGTACGAAGTAATAATTAGTAAGAAGAACCCCTATAAAAATCAACCCCTCATCTCTCTAAGGCCATTCATACAGCTATAAATTTGATACGTTCATAAATAATGCCCCTATGTAGCTATAAAAATAAGTAGCCATATTGAGCATTCCTCGAAATGAAAAACTTTGGAATGTTGATGAGatgaattattaaattccaaCTTTTCAGTTCAcctactaaaaaattatttgaaatgaatttatgTCTTGAATTCCCACCCTATATTCCTGCGTCGGTAGTTTTTTCTCACTAGCTTGATGAATTAAGTTGGAATACATGATTAACTAACACTGACTTGAGAGTTGATGCAGAATATTCATAAATTTCTCGAAACCCCTCACAAACTCACCCATTCAGAACAAAATTCTTGAGAATAATTCCCCAACGAATGCAAACATCTTTCACTTATTTCCAGAGTCACCTACCACTGACATCCCTGCCTATTTCTTTCATTACGTTGACGGTATAATTTTATCTCTTGGGCCATAGGTCGCAGCAGattaaattgaatgagaaacttAATAATAAATCTTCGAGTGACTCCGTATCTCAAAGGAAAAATAAGACATATCGTTCGTTAGATAAATTTTGAACTCGCTTCTGGCATATCTCTATCGATGATGAATCAGATACAAACATTGATTCTCGAAAATGCTACTACCAATATTGGGAGTTTATGGTATTAGCATTAAAAATAACTGCAAGAGATAGGATCATTTCGGCCCAGTTTTGGCCAAATCATTACTATTGATGCAAATCCAAGAATTTTACTATCACAAACAAAATTATTGAGACAAAAAAAATTGGTATATCTCTTTCAGGTTTTGATGAATGACCTGAAAGGTAGAAAgtatgaaattatttcaaagaCAATTAACGCCCTTCCTGAgaatttttgggaaatttttgtGGCACCTTATGAACCATAAAATTTATTGCAAAAATCAAGTATCACAAGGGAGGTTAATTATGAAAATAAGTATACCTGTACAATTCCTCTAAATTTCGCGGCTTAGATGATCTTCCCTAGCAGTTATTTCAACATGAAACATCTAGGTTTTCTTAAATCTGCTACGATTTTTTGAAAGAGCCTACTCCTCGCCGATGTTTTAAGGGAATCACATAAGGATCAATCCATAACCTTCAGTACTTAATTGAGTAAGTGAAAAAATCTTTTAAAATAAAATGTGGGAATCAATTCGAAGTATTTTCTATGCAGACTATACAGTTTTCAAATATagaagatttcgaaaagttcttcgATGAATCTGGCATTTTAGTTATCGAAACTTTCTTCGTTATGAACAAATTATTAAAACGAGGCTTGGGAATCagataatttccgttttatGGCTTCTACTTCACATTTTAAAATCAGTGCTACACTTACATCAATCCACTAGCTCCAATCCACCTTAGCacaattcattcaaaaattagAACACGTATCTCTTGCACGTTACAGCGCGTCTATCGTCATGTAACTGTCGGTTAATAAGAGTCAATTGAGTTTATATGTGAAGCCCACATCCCTACGTTAATTTAAGTTAAATTATTAAGAGATTATTTCCTTTGTATACGTTATTATTCTATTGTAGCATCATGCCAGAAATACTCCTTGCAATGTGTATATCTCTGATATGTTATATTTTGTTTTTGGTATATTCTCTCAGATACCTCACGATTATAAATCAGCGAGGATGGATTTCCAGATAGAAAATTCACAAGAATTTTTGTTGGATTAGACGGAATCCAGATGCTGAGGGGCAGTGATGAATATCAATGCATGCAAACTTGGGGTATTATCAATTCATGCTACTTTTTCAATTGTCTCTGTAGTGCAAGTTATCCAATTGGGTCTATTTCTTGCCATCGACCATCATGAGATAATCATTTCGTAATATATTCACCTAAAGACGGTTTTCGTAGAcacataatatttttttcatcactTGTAACATGTCAATGAGTCAATGGAGTTTTCAGAGTTGTTTCTCTGAGATTTAATAATCATCCATTTAATTAACTACAGATACAGATAGTCAAAGGGCCTACCTTGCATGTTTTCATTCTTCTAAAAATATTTACTTGTCCAGTttagtatatatgtatatatattcttttgagaaAGAGCATTACAGTTTTTAACattaaacaataattatagcatacGTATGatatacagttttagcagaggttggCGTAATGACCATACAAttttgcgtatgatacaagagctcaagGAAAAActccagtaaaaaccctctctCCCCGCGAGTAGTAAGAGAAACTGTTTtaaaaataagctgaaataattcctattgaagggcatctcgcacagCAAAATTGATCCTCTcctcgaagaaaaagaaaatccagGTAATTCCTATTTTTGGCATGAAGAATTGGAGTTTACAATTGGAGACATTCTTGCATACACACCTACTCGTGATCA
Above is a window of Coccinella septempunctata chromosome 5, icCocSept1.1, whole genome shotgun sequence DNA encoding:
- the LOC123313163 gene encoding uncharacterized protein LOC123313163 isoform X1 — encoded protein: MDHKRETDEEIEANRVIEYYKKYCQNPDLIKYFTGPEASCVEKKVFNVDIHKKVPLRNPQPVILSENVDVQANQECVNEEQCNSSRTIKSPTSLDIVSEHEDTEEKNHSRSSSVASNKIEWDNGADIGYKNSYQFLSARKSASFPSLLTQNVSVNSRVLPKEAAEKSISENIQELRKMYHQLTFSSETSSSVNKGYTASSESKGQSSSSPQENKNMKISTKSSSSSDSYLHRKIGHPVAYSTPHEESTSKESIPGSSKDVKSSEKHFSESSRESTSKSSTKPGVYSVTPMLTLSAKPKRNLNNDELFIPTEKESIVDHNVISSAEQVKESNLNVIKPETAKNSNHYRKKINLCLTKPISVECISLENKNNVHKDVQTSFSSDKSSKCIQTEEADFKSGVFDSKIRCSPQTQNIEYIRFGEETFKGASSKLYPTRDSARNPYISSEEKNCRATQTENVCSKNRKTKRVPKEAIDEKMTEFTQVKRVPYEKMYNVSSETSSVNTMSQEKESSNENLESKEGCYKSADNTNEFQAEEMLLAEMISLNYSKNLNTDIKRSINILQKLLKSRKYDNSTKKYYIKKIVQKIVESKYSDDSTSSDLFMPKKKTVEPRPVKETKSETEKPKSSTNLMDNLPWYPISEPIYSVPKNNTKKSVSSGDKKFTDDNNLKPRKSEKKTIAPNVTNENQRFIPPVQKDKMKIPEAKVDQLKVPLISPEDIHRSNNSATTTEDLKINQKYPRPDKTAKLASKSSSKLIYNPVPQKDYRPISSEGKIGETNWRTAKTLSEKLLENRDLIDFKNGQGDYLLHVVKNERNHQLSWINNEIEHLVKLKELLEKKPEKTRPDSKLKDVISSLLKMKENDMKGLPRNFEVFICKCKAPKGKCDRHCRGPKDNRKTQKKTACLTPGYYTIETQLDPDGNLLDLTVFDGSGSKKYNYKRDGVVDDVSISSKNHNTEVKLKPKAGEYPGRILSDACKECCACGRMFVPPSNDSEMSICEVCAEDLSVRDVAMPMRNGYKICKDCGKMFIPPRENPNICICQECYDDKPVSDQRPGLQSELCEACGRLFVRREDDSELCLCKRCKKELIQVERLSCHPTPPCNVCRDCGRKFLASVQDPEQCVCNECSEFKRQEEKRCSCQKVKFSNPLEAGVCKCVTRDFPNAVNDSCCSACGRESSQCVCGPKFVPKKPKLIGSKDGEDSYARKGSPCSHCIGVQANAPGKSNLTKCSSPRDSSKDWESKYCGSECPKSRHSITFDDECSKYCPGEIRKISQLSLSCPGSTQSSTESLQSIPNRAQYQSPSQQSAKKEKQSRKKAPPSSSRIANRSKLETGEQRAYSLQAKKSCQCCTCNNCSVQTKRPGDKNARCQCCVCENCGIQVSLDENGRPRKIIRSKWCLKHTDTKTNKKNSNSKSNRTYVECEKKKRRKKDELDCTDESLQSISSGNIICITPTKYKNMNRQKSDSTCQCTAPRIRQNLYFSGRCELEQHKSLQICPSVLKAICKSVNTSAHQERICSPNCQQATPGTSDSFMRIRIPQGVQCSDIEIDYEAKPSSKSFYPQICFFSPTPPPPCPPCRQPCQPPPCPPPCIPPPCPPPCSPPYPPAPCPSTCRPPSQPCPPPCSPPPPCRPCPSFYSPPPCRPPPCPPPPCRPCPSFYSPPPCAPPPCRPCPPPPCRPCPPPCTPPPCRPCPPPCSPPPCRPCPPPCSPPPCRPCQPPPCRPCPPPCAPPPCRPCPPPCSPPPCRPCPPPCSPPPCRPCPPPCPPPPCNPCPPPCSPPPCRSCPSQCRPCPPPCRPCPPPCSPPPCQPCPSQCQLPCRPCTPPCPPPCPPPKRCCSPCPSPCPPPRCRSCGPCPPQPCRRKSCKPPSCKIFPPCTRNRPPRRSCKPFPLLPRCKTSCRTVCCAPVPCCPSECTPPPSCRPSGCGISDCPFQSEKPPSAPPGCRCKTPPPEAKETLSVLLHVPCKLCGIPPCAAISSMSCPICSKCKRKSPVDDSDSLKPKKSRSDSDHPKRNSQNRPKTKSNSPNPNSNSRETSKSICEPCDDDNSSTAPDDVSAESSPSSSSLPSRSVPPDESRSCESLDYPCKPLKPKTARVRDNSSEASLTCPSKKAVCPAKPPPCPGAGDKPCPSFPPRPCPNRRGRDREEDYKMRSSKSERRESQDSGRRRSREERKSIQENDSILLPLSIQSRSPLQELQDAKREYKRSEGSSRDLQTQDEVPSMPSTSPPKSAQPFPGNNKPNVQVYSCTTENQAYPNQDQEYSEQKKCTCGPGTCKCCQTATHEEKVIQCPAFRQCTCQTEPKEDANIQCNCKEHAGVSCNCDEVYQDKDNACKCKTSSSSSSSNSGSDSHMSCICCKKEKILKNLISKIPLCGPCQEVHRTNFYPHNYCDPNHSCICYNLVNRDLLCQFKQTLTELERLDIYQQYCEVLKNCKCCKKCGCKCKLPTKFKNGCAYFLKLEDACPNKHCEEEECDSDFFNCEEEEEEDRENYLPEVTVKVPNPRCSCGRKKKNGHEAKKYTSCPSIQNYLCTLKPDFIARAERRRRILRDATTQREENSEKRKLNFIEKVNYLNQRKRNDKVSSESNIYKQNGYQTNTYCVFDIELNDSPKRVQPRVFKSFREMKDLTRRRYLHLTEVKSKKKLNREKRLREANRLLANTFTRRLQRSTLRGNVDIPLNVKVVAY